The Methanobrevibacter boviskoreani JH1 sequence TTTCATATTTGGATAAAAATTTCAAAAAAAAATTAAAGTAAACTTTAACAAATATAAAATGAACTTTATAATATGAGTATTATATTTATTGTATAAATATATTACTAAAATGATTTAAAAAGCTATTTAATAAGAAAAATAGATATTTGTTAAATAAATAAGGGTAAAATTGATTTTTGTTTAATTAAATAGAAAAATATTATATTTTTCTTGAAAAAAATTAAGAGATAAATTAAAAGAATTTTTAAAAATATATATGAATATTTATTTATTTTCATAAGCTAGGTTAATTAGTTTATATATAATAATTATATATATTATATTAATTTAATCTAAATTTCAATAATTAAATTTAAAAACGAATTATTTTTTACAAATGATATTATGAAAGAATTTAAATTACATTCACCGTTTAAACCATTGGGGGACCAGCCTAAGGCTATTAATTCACTAGTTGATGGGGTAAATAAGGGATATCATGAACAAACATTGCTTGGAGTAACTGGTTCTGGTAAAACTTTTACGATGGCAAATGTTATTGAAAAGGTTCAGAAACCGACACTTGTTATCTCACACAACAAAACACTTGCGGCACAGTTATATGAGGAATTTAAGGGATTCTTTCCAGAGAATGCTGTGGAATATTTTGTAAGTTATTATGATTATTATCAGCCGGAGGCCTATGTTCCAAGAAGCGATACCTTTATTGATAAGGAGGCATCAATTAATGAGGATATCGATATCCTAAGACATTCCGCAACCCAATCACTGTTATCCCGAGATGATGTAATCGTTGTAAGCAGTGTTAGTTGTATATATGGTATTGGTTCACCTGAGGACTATGGGGAATTTGCCTTTCCAATAGAGGTTGGGGACCAATATGACAGGTCATTTATACTTTCACGTCTGATCTACCTTCAATATGAACGTAATGACATTGCATTTGAAAGGGGCCAATTCAGAGTCCGTGGTGATGTTATAGAGTTAAATCCTGTAGACGGTACTTCTCCATTGAGAATTGAATTGTTTGGTGATGAAATCGATGAGATTTCCTTAATCGATCCTGTAACTAGAAAGAAGAAGGAATCTTTGGAACGTTACATGATCTTTCCCGCAAAGCATTTTATTGTTGGTCAGGATAGAATGGAACAGGCACTTAAAGATATAAGTGATGAATTGGATGAACGTCTTAAAGAGTTGAATGCCCTTGGTAAATATGTGGAAGCTCAAAGATTGGAGCAAAGAACCAAATTTGACATGGAAATGCTTCAGGAGATGGGTTATTGTCCAGGTATTGAAAATTATTCCATGCATTTGTCTGGCCGTAACTGGGGTGATATGCCATATTCACTTCTTAAATATTTCCCGAGTGACTATCTAACAATTATTGATGAGTCACATGTTACCATTCCACAGATTAGGGGAATGTATAATGGGGATAGGGCACGTAAACAAACATTGGTTGACTATGGTTTCAGACTTCCATCTGCAAAGGAGAATAGACCGTTAAAGTTTGATGAGTTTGAAAAATCTGTAAACCAGGTAATATATATTTCCGCAACACCTGGTCAATATGAACTATCAAGAAGCAATAATGTTGTGGAGCAAATCATCAGGCCTACAGGTCTAGTGGATCCTGAGGTAATCATTCGTCCCGTTAAAGGCCAGGTAGAGGATTTACTTGGTGAGGTTCAAAAACGTGCTAAACGTGATGAACGTGTATTGGTCACCACTTTAACTAAGCGAATGGCAGAGGATTTGACGGATTATTTCGCAAAAATAGGTGTTAAGGTTCATTATTTACATTCCGAAATCGATACCTTGGAACGTATTGACATCATCGATGATTTAAGACGTGGTGCCTTTGACGTTCTTGTTGGTGTAAACCTTTTAAGGGAAGGTCTAGATTTACCTGAGGTATCACTTGTGGCTATTCTGGATGCAGATAAAGAAGGTTTCCTGCGTAGTGAAACCTCTCTTATACAGACAATTGGAAGGGCTGCACGTAATGTTAATGGTCAGGTAATTATGTATGCCGATGAGATGACAGATTCCGTTAAAAATGCAAAAGAAATTACGGATAAAAGGCGTTATATACAAATGGCCTATAATAAAAAATATGATATCACTCCACGTTCAACTGAAAGAACATTAAAAGAGAAGAAAGAGGACACCAAGAATAAAAACCTTTCTGAGATTAAAAAGATGCCTAAAGATGATTTAAGATTACTTATCAGAGATTTACAAAAAGACATGGAAGAGGCTGCAAGCAATCTTGATTTTGAAAAGGCGGCATTACTTAGGGATGAAATAGTTGAAC is a genomic window containing:
- the uvrB gene encoding excinuclease ABC subunit UvrB, giving the protein MKEFKLHSPFKPLGDQPKAINSLVDGVNKGYHEQTLLGVTGSGKTFTMANVIEKVQKPTLVISHNKTLAAQLYEEFKGFFPENAVEYFVSYYDYYQPEAYVPRSDTFIDKEASINEDIDILRHSATQSLLSRDDVIVVSSVSCIYGIGSPEDYGEFAFPIEVGDQYDRSFILSRLIYLQYERNDIAFERGQFRVRGDVIELNPVDGTSPLRIELFGDEIDEISLIDPVTRKKKESLERYMIFPAKHFIVGQDRMEQALKDISDELDERLKELNALGKYVEAQRLEQRTKFDMEMLQEMGYCPGIENYSMHLSGRNWGDMPYSLLKYFPSDYLTIIDESHVTIPQIRGMYNGDRARKQTLVDYGFRLPSAKENRPLKFDEFEKSVNQVIYISATPGQYELSRSNNVVEQIIRPTGLVDPEVIIRPVKGQVEDLLGEVQKRAKRDERVLVTTLTKRMAEDLTDYFAKIGVKVHYLHSEIDTLERIDIIDDLRRGAFDVLVGVNLLREGLDLPEVSLVAILDADKEGFLRSETSLIQTIGRAARNVNGQVIMYADEMTDSVKNAKEITDKRRYIQMAYNKKYDITPRSTERTLKEKKEDTKNKNLSEIKKMPKDDLRLLIRDLQKDMEEAASNLDFEKAALLRDEIVELKGLLN